The genome window TCCCTGGCGGTCCATTACTTACCTCAAGACTTTGTAAGTATGGTCCATGAGAAAAATCGTCGTATGCGGACCGAGGGGATCGTGCTTATGGATCTCTATTTAGCCCATACCCTGGAATCAAAGGAAAGATATTCCCTAACCAATGCCTATGATTTAAGTGTAGACCTTTATTTGGCTGAAGAAAAGGGAGGAGTGCCGAAAAAATACCTCCGATTACTAAAAGTTCGAGGCTGCTCTTACGACCCCCGGCCTTTTCCCTATACCGTTATAGCTAAGCAGGGGATTGTGGTTAATAAGGCCTATTATCAGGAGTGAAAATCACTGGATGCTCGATCCTCGATGCTGGATCTTGGATCCTTTACCAGCCTCCAACCTCGAGCCTCGAGCCTCGAGTATCGAGCATCGAGGATTGTTTGGTTGCAACGGGAGACCAGATTATGTCATCTACCTTAGAAAGAGAAAGTCTGATTAAGATATATCAAGATTTGATTAATCGTATTTGGTCAAGTTCATCCAGGATGATAGGTGTAATGACTAATAATGCCTTGATGGAAGCGGCTATTTATGATACAGAAGGGAAACATCCTTTTATCGGCCGGATAGAGCTTTCGAATGACGGAATAGGTATAGAAAAGCTGTTAGAGAACTGCTCGGATCTCACTATTACCCAGATCAAAGAGGGTTTTGAGGATTTTCTGGCCCAACTTTTTGGTATCTTTGCCTCTATGACCGGAGATGTGATCATTCAACAATGGAAACCAAAGGTAGAAGAGGTAAGAGAGAAAGCGAGGCACATAGGCTAAATCAGAACCCAAAGCCCAGAACACAGATTGCAGAATACATCGTAAGATTTGCTTTCATTTGTGTTCTGTGTTCTGTATTCTGTAATCTGTTTTAAGGGAGGCGAAACTGAATGGATAGAATCAAGACGGGGATAGATAACCTAGACCTTATCTTTGGAGGGGGAGTGCCGCTTTATTCGGTCAATGTTATAGCTGGAACGCCGGGGACGGGCAAGACCATCCTTCTTCAACAGATGATGTTTCACAATGCTACCCCGGAAACCAAAGGACTGTATATTACTACTCTCTCAGAACCCACTGTCAAGGTAGTGAGATATCAACAGCAGTTTAAATTTTTCGCCCCTGAAAAAGTGGGTAAATCCGTTTTCTTTACTGATATTGGAATGACCATCAGAAACGAAGGATTACCTAAGACCATTGAGGTCATTGTCAATTTCATCAAAGAGATTCGGCCGACTTTTGTAGTTATTGACAGTTTTAAGGCCATTCATGATCTGGCCCCTTCCACTCACGGTTTAAGGGAATTTGTCTACGACCTGGCGGTCAAGATGGCCGTTTGGAAATGCACCACTTTCCTGATAGGAGAATATACCCATCAAGATTTGGAAAAGGAGCCGGAATTTGCCGTAGCGGATGGGATTATCCATCTTGAAAATGTGAGTGATAGTGAGCAGCCGATGCGATATTTGAAGATAGTCAAAATGAGGGGAAGTAATTTTCTCCCCGGTCAGCATTCTTATGTAATTAGTGAAGAAGGAATAGAGATCTTCCCCAGACAAATATCCATGCCTGAGACCACGGAAAGAGGTAAAGAGGTGCTTAAGACAGGCATGTCTGGTGTAGATAAGCTGCTGGGGGGAGGAATCCCTTCTCAAACCGTCTTCCTTTTAGCCGGGACGGCCGGCACAGGGAAAACCACTTTTTCTCTAAAGTATCTTTACAATGGGGTCACTAAATACGATGAGCCAGGCATCCTCTTCCTGTATGAAGAATCCGTGGAACAAATTATAGATATAGCCCGGGGATATGGTTGGGATTTTGTCCCCTTAATAAAAGAGGGTAAGATTAAGATCGTCTATTCATCTATTTCTGATCTTAATCTTGATGAGCATCTTCTGAAGATCAAAAAGATAGTGACTGAGACAGGGGCCAAACGGGTGGTGATTGATTCCCTCCCGTCCCTTCTCCACCAGGTTAGTGAACGGCCGTATCTCATTACGGAGAAGACGTCCCAGTTAACCAGTCTCCTGAAAGGACTTGGGACTACCTCTGTTTTTATTAGCCGGACCCCGATGGGGACAAGTCAGGTGAGTAAATTTGGGGTGGAAGAATCGCTGGTTGACGGAATTATTATACTAAGGATAATTGAGGATAAATCGAAAAGGAAACGGAGTATAGAGGTCTA of bacterium contains these proteins:
- a CDS encoding ATPase domain-containing protein, translating into MDRIKTGIDNLDLIFGGGVPLYSVNVIAGTPGTGKTILLQQMMFHNATPETKGLYITTLSEPTVKVVRYQQQFKFFAPEKVGKSVFFTDIGMTIRNEGLPKTIEVIVNFIKEIRPTFVVIDSFKAIHDLAPSTHGLREFVYDLAVKMAVWKCTTFLIGEYTHQDLEKEPEFAVADGIIHLENVSDSEQPMRYLKIVKMRGSNFLPGQHSYVISEEGIEIFPRQISMPETTERGKEVLKTGMSGVDKLLGGGIPSQTVFLLAGTAGTGKTTFSLKYLYNGVTKYDEPGILFLYEESVEQIIDIARGYGWDFVPLIKEGKIKIVYSSISDLNLDEHLLKIKKIVTETGAKRVVIDSLPSLLHQVSERPYLITEKTSQLTSLLKGLGTTSVFISRTPMGTSQVSKFGVEESLVDGIIILRIIEDKSKRKRSIEVYKLRNAKHVLGEHRMIISNEGLEVFYTG